The Tenacibaculum jejuense genome includes a window with the following:
- a CDS encoding DUF4174 domain-containing protein has protein sequence MQFKTSCFLTFFILIISIKSYTQNIDLKSYRWENRMIVIVSKDSKDSLYIKQLQEFSEPAKAFKERKLKILDVQKNRIREISFENDKTEIGSWKNETSLYDKYASKKPPFKVILIGLDGGRKKTVKNKVFTKNLLFTLIDGMPMRKAELKRN, from the coding sequence ATGCAATTTAAGACAAGCTGTTTTTTAACTTTTTTTATACTGATAATTAGTATTAAATCTTACACCCAAAATATCGATTTAAAATCGTATCGTTGGGAAAATAGAATGATTGTTATTGTTTCTAAAGACTCAAAAGACAGCTTGTACATAAAACAGTTACAAGAATTCTCAGAACCTGCTAAAGCTTTTAAAGAGCGTAAACTAAAAATATTAGATGTACAAAAAAATAGAATTCGTGAAATTTCATTCGAAAATGACAAAACCGAAATAGGATCTTGGAAAAATGAAACTAGTTTATACGACAAATATGCTTCAAAGAAGCCCCCTTTTAAAGTCATATTGATTGGTCTTGATGGAGGGAGAAAAAAAACTGTAAAAAATAAAGTATTTACCAAAAATCTTCTTTTCACTTTAATTGATGGAATGCCTATGAGAAAAGCTGAGTTAAAAAGGAATTAG
- a CDS encoding AraC family transcriptional regulator, translating to MKPIKQVTFKKKNKDHLYFDLVDLSSIIHLKPSDHNQFEHHKVSFYVMVFISKGEGIHNINYQDYSYQKGTIFTLRKNNIHKFYKSEASGKILVFTEDFIIKYSDKFETLKLFQLFNEMLSAPKIQLNSSEFEEIRKIVLQINIEFSNSNDSYSTPIIRSLVQVLILKLLQIKSKSNTNFDNKNYHLKFTKLQELIEKECFESKKVSFYAEKLGVSSKTLNNITQSIVGKSTKAFIDEILILQIKRLIINSQLSLTEIAYHVGFDSPTNFFKYFRKRTQLSPKEFKELNQ from the coding sequence ATGAAACCCATTAAACAAGTTACATTCAAAAAGAAAAATAAAGACCATCTTTATTTTGATTTGGTTGATTTAAGTAGCATTATACATTTAAAGCCCTCAGATCATAATCAATTTGAACATCATAAAGTTTCTTTTTATGTGATGGTTTTTATTTCCAAAGGTGAGGGAATTCATAATATTAACTATCAGGATTATTCGTATCAAAAAGGCACTATTTTTACCTTAAGAAAAAATAATATTCATAAATTCTACAAATCTGAAGCTAGCGGGAAAATTCTTGTTTTTACCGAAGATTTCATTATAAAATACTCAGATAAGTTCGAAACTTTAAAACTATTTCAACTTTTTAATGAAATGTTAAGTGCTCCTAAAATTCAATTAAACTCCAGTGAATTTGAGGAAATTCGTAAAATCGTACTTCAAATTAATATTGAATTTTCTAATAGTAACGATTCGTATTCCACTCCTATTATCAGAAGTTTAGTTCAAGTTTTGATCTTGAAATTATTACAAATAAAATCAAAAAGTAATACTAACTTCGATAATAAAAACTACCATTTAAAATTTACTAAACTTCAAGAACTAATTGAAAAAGAATGCTTTGAAAGTAAAAAAGTTTCCTTTTATGCTGAAAAACTAGGTGTAAGTTCTAAAACACTGAACAATATTACGCAAAGTATTGTTGGCAAATCTACAAAGGCATTTATTGATGAAATTTTGATTCTACAAATTAAAAGACTCATTATCAACTCTCAACTTTCACTAACTGAAATAGCATATCATGTTGGTTTCGATTCACCGACTAATTTTTTTAAATACTTCAGAAAACGAACTCAGCTTTCTCCAAAAGAGTTTAAAGAATTAAATCAATAG